One part of the Clostridium thermosuccinogenes genome encodes these proteins:
- a CDS encoding extracellular solute-binding protein, translated as MKTLKKPVALIAVIAILLTSMLVSLSGCSKESGAQNTSSSQNTTTQAKSGGEDITESEGAVPESEGGKISDEFTIWVGWNKNSPDETTWQKVMREKLNINIKCEYVQGDDALTAVNLKLNSGGFEDLAVFWMDQTIKKAMINSGKIQPVEQYYQMPDKLPNLASVPEAIKKYATDSDGHMWYAPGWYAQEPDNPWPGWTVDAWWVRTDILEQVGMTKDDISTIEGVEEFLRKASELKDVDGNKIIPLGFMAEEEKLIVATFGVDMTSGVSGMPGIKKDGDNFIFAYDDPQYKEAYKWINKMYREKLIDIEVTTHKAERYKEKVARGSYAMIVGSAWSAELNNLWYGLDGPTEPAWYLEPVATPKVSNVENHGAVTYVNPYPGSTIYISKNTKHLNAILNFLDWCNEQKPEKQHEVNEGPVGTTWDWVNKPYGEWDFKPDYKADRDSGDQARVDKCTPQLYAFSGYSNKWYPWWTQNQGSNKKGATLLYDYCQLIGNELVNHRIMHTYDAVPLAPGGVIEANLLMLSKTVEEYTAKMIMAKSDDDFEKAYNDFREQIEKRAHWSEMKKEWMEEYNKYVELQGEW; from the coding sequence ATGAAAACTTTGAAGAAGCCTGTAGCGCTTATTGCAGTAATAGCAATACTGCTGACCAGTATGTTGGTATCCCTTTCAGGCTGCAGCAAAGAAAGCGGTGCACAAAACACTTCAAGCTCTCAGAATACGACAACTCAGGCTAAATCCGGTGGCGAGGACATTACGGAAAGCGAAGGGGCTGTTCCTGAAAGTGAAGGCGGAAAGATTTCCGATGAATTCACCATATGGGTTGGATGGAACAAGAACAGTCCTGATGAAACCACATGGCAAAAAGTCATGCGGGAAAAGTTGAACATTAACATCAAATGTGAGTATGTTCAAGGAGACGATGCCTTAACCGCGGTCAACCTTAAACTCAACAGCGGTGGATTTGAAGATTTGGCTGTATTCTGGATGGATCAAACTATAAAGAAAGCTATGATTAATTCCGGTAAAATACAGCCGGTTGAGCAGTATTACCAAATGCCGGATAAGCTTCCTAATTTAGCCAGTGTTCCGGAAGCAATAAAGAAGTATGCAACAGACTCGGACGGCCACATGTGGTACGCGCCGGGATGGTATGCCCAGGAACCTGACAATCCTTGGCCGGGTTGGACAGTTGATGCTTGGTGGGTACGCACTGATATACTTGAACAGGTTGGAATGACAAAAGATGACATTTCAACGATAGAAGGTGTGGAAGAGTTTTTACGTAAGGCATCAGAGCTTAAGGATGTTGATGGAAATAAAATTATACCGTTAGGTTTCATGGCTGAAGAAGAAAAGCTGATTGTTGCCACTTTCGGAGTGGACATGACCAGCGGAGTTAGTGGCATGCCTGGGATCAAAAAGGATGGAGACAATTTTATATTTGCTTATGATGATCCTCAGTACAAAGAAGCATATAAATGGATAAACAAGATGTACAGGGAAAAGCTCATAGACATAGAAGTCACAACTCACAAAGCAGAAAGGTATAAGGAGAAAGTTGCCAGAGGTTCATATGCCATGATTGTAGGTAGCGCATGGTCAGCCGAGCTTAACAACTTATGGTATGGTCTTGATGGTCCTACTGAACCAGCCTGGTATTTAGAACCTGTAGCTACACCAAAGGTAAGCAATGTTGAAAATCATGGTGCTGTCACTTATGTCAATCCATATCCCGGAAGCACGATATATATAAGCAAGAACACTAAACATCTTAATGCAATATTGAATTTCCTTGACTGGTGCAACGAACAGAAACCCGAAAAGCAGCATGAAGTAAATGAGGGACCAGTTGGAACAACCTGGGACTGGGTTAATAAGCCCTATGGCGAATGGGATTTCAAACCTGATTATAAGGCAGACAGGGATTCCGGCGACCAGGCTCGTGTAGACAAGTGCACACCACAGCTATATGCTTTTTCCGGATACAGCAATAAATGGTATCCATGGTGGACTCAAAATCAAGGCAGTAATAAAAAAGGCGCAACTCTTCTTTACGACTATTGCCAATTAATTGGAAACGAGTTGGTGAATCATCGTATCATGCATACATATGATGCAGTTCCTTTAGCTCCGGGTGGTGTTATAGAGGCAAATCTGCTTATGCTTAGCAAAACAGTTGAAGAATATACGGCAAAGATGATCATGGCAAAGAGTGACGATGATTTTGAAAAAGCTTATAATGATTTCAGAGAGCAGATTGAAAAACGTGCCCATTGGTCAGAAATGAAAAAAGAATGGATGGAAGAGTACAATAAGTATGTTGAATTACAAGGTGAA
- a CDS encoding GyrI-like domain-containing protein, with protein sequence MWVLFTAYVFSTPKTSHYDFVNAIHRTWDYINSIWLPNSGYRRAAGYEFETYIEESRTFSEKIYIPIV encoded by the coding sequence ATGTGGGTATTATTTACCGCTTACGTTTTCTCAACTCCCAAGACTTCACATTATGATTTTGTAAATGCCATTCATCGCACATGGGATTATATAAACAGCATTTGGCTGCCAAACAGCGGCTACAGACGCGCAGCCGGCTACGAGTTTGAAACGTATATCGAAGAATCTCGCACATTCAGCGAGAAAATTTATATACCGATAGTGTAA
- a CDS encoding carbohydrate ABC transporter permease, protein MAKRSNSIKMSMGEKIFQTFNTLLLTLLGISTLYPMIYILVVSLNEGQDSMKGGLFLWPRVFTLFNYQFVLGNGLIQNAYMITIGRTVLGTILGIALTAFVAYGLSFRNLPYKKFILFLMLIPMLFNGGLIPYYLQLNRLKLINTFWVYVIPGLFNIWNMFVMRRFFMDIPESLRESAIIDGANEVVVLFRIILPLSLPMLAALSLFTAVGHWNDWFSGAFYVNDNKLIPVQTYLQRLLSADSLSMIFGNNRMIGEAAFRQTQVSKMTVTSIKMAAVMIGTLPILCLYPFLQKYFIKGVLIGSIKE, encoded by the coding sequence ATGGCGAAGCGTTCAAATAGCATAAAGATGAGTATGGGAGAAAAGATTTTCCAGACATTTAACACACTCTTATTGACTCTCCTGGGTATTTCGACTCTGTACCCGATGATTTACATATTAGTAGTTTCACTTAATGAAGGACAGGATTCCATGAAGGGGGGGCTATTTCTCTGGCCTCGAGTATTCACACTTTTTAACTATCAATTTGTGTTAGGCAATGGGTTAATACAAAATGCGTATATGATTACAATAGGTCGCACCGTATTGGGGACGATACTAGGAATTGCTTTAACCGCATTTGTTGCATACGGTCTTTCTTTTAGGAATCTTCCATATAAAAAGTTCATACTGTTTTTAATGCTGATACCAATGCTTTTTAACGGTGGTCTCATACCATATTATTTACAACTCAATAGACTAAAACTCATTAACACTTTTTGGGTTTATGTAATTCCAGGTCTTTTTAATATTTGGAACATGTTTGTAATGCGCAGATTTTTTATGGACATTCCTGAAAGCCTCAGAGAATCGGCAATTATTGATGGCGCAAATGAAGTTGTTGTACTGTTTAGAATAATTCTTCCCCTTTCCTTGCCAATGCTTGCAGCATTAAGCCTGTTTACGGCAGTGGGTCATTGGAATGATTGGTTTTCAGGTGCATTCTATGTTAATGATAATAAACTGATTCCAGTTCAAACATATCTTCAACGTTTGCTATCAGCAGACAGCCTCTCAATGATTTTCGGAAACAACAGGATGATTGGAGAAGCTGCATTCAGGCAAACTCAAGTCAGCAAAATGACAGTTACATCTATAAAGATGGCGGCGGTAATGATCGGTACATTGCCAATATTGTGTCTCTATCCTTTTCTGCAGAAATATTTCATTAAAGGCGTCCTTATAGGCTCTATAAAGGAGTGA
- a CDS encoding helix-turn-helix domain-containing protein, which translates to MCPCIRYSNYHFIRVFKEATGLTPADYIRKRRLTEIIKHMRQDVPISEIAFEYGFNSKENFTRAFFSEHHILPTEYKSALNSLKLYEAISFETPPFEISPEFIYLDPFVVTAYKSDEIYTPNFWNKYNSRKWSKKLSGGKVCEDYGISAWNEQENKLDYFIGIRKDNAHGDTEGTVELLIQGGLYAVFS; encoded by the coding sequence TTGTGCCCGTGTATCCGGTATTCCAATTACCACTTTATCCGTGTATTCAAGGAGGCAACTGGTTTAACGCCGGCTGATTATATAAGAAAACGCAGACTTACAGAGATTATCAAGCACATGCGGCAGGATGTACCGATTTCTGAGATAGCCTTTGAATACGGCTTCAATTCAAAGGAAAATTTCACCAGGGCATTTTTCTCAGAGCACCATATCTTGCCGACCGAATATAAATCTGCTTTGAACAGTCTGAAGTTATACGAAGCTATTAGTTTTGAAACACCTCCCTTTGAAATATCGCCGGAATTTATATACCTTGATCCTTTTGTGGTGACAGCTTATAAAAGCGATGAAATCTATACGCCGAACTTCTGGAATAAATACAACAGCCGTAAATGGTCTAAAAAGCTCTCAGGCGGAAAAGTTTGCGAGGATTATGGTATAAGTGCATGGAACGAACAGGAAAATAAGCTTGACTATTTTATCGGCATACGAAAAGATAATGCCCATGGTGATACCGAAGGAACGGTGGAGCTTTTGATTCAAGGCGGCTTATATGCTGTTTTCTCGTAA
- a CDS encoding phosphotransferase family protein: MQNIKDYNSFKKIEPVNKGWSKDKKYYIETVDGRRLLLRVADISEYERKKAEFEMMKQVASLGVPISQPLDFGICDNGKSVYSIFTWCDGEDAETALPCLTETGQYVLGMKSGEILKLIHSIPAPKEQEEWSIRFNRKINSIIERYKACKIKFYGDDKIIGYIENNRHLLSGRPQCYQHGDYHVGNMIISSDNMLSIIDFNRQDFGDPWEEFNRIVWSAKASPHFATGQLRGYFGGEPPMEFFKLLALYVSSNTLSSIFWAVPFGEEEIATMINQAQNVLSWFDNMSNPVPTWYLKDFYVQYIDDIPYMLKAPFDMSFIRKYGKVFKVYDDQDSGNICFGVQNGVNRYFIKFAGAPTVRYKGMPEDAITRLKATVPVYQDLAHPNLVKLIKAEEVGGGFAAIFEWADGECMGRQYPLSRQKFLQMPNSTKLDVFDAILSFHTHVIDKSYVAIDFYDGSIMYDFSAKKTFICDIDFYSKAPYSNNMGRMWGSSRFMSPEEFELGATIDEITNVYLMGATAFALFAGFDRTPEKWQLSKELYKVALKAVSSERSQRQQSIRQFIEEWNEARKQLSLYRG, encoded by the coding sequence ATGCAGAACATAAAAGACTATAATTCTTTCAAGAAAATTGAGCCTGTAAATAAAGGCTGGTCAAAGGATAAAAAGTACTATATCGAAACTGTGGATGGTAGGAGACTTCTCCTTCGTGTTGCAGACATATCCGAATATGAAAGAAAAAAGGCCGAATTTGAAATGATGAAACAGGTTGCATCTTTGGGTGTCCCAATATCACAGCCTTTGGATTTTGGTATTTGTGATAATGGAAAGAGTGTTTACTCGATCTTCACATGGTGCGATGGCGAAGATGCTGAGACAGCCTTGCCGTGTTTAACTGAAACCGGGCAGTATGTGCTTGGAATGAAATCCGGTGAAATATTAAAGCTGATACATTCTATCCCTGCCCCAAAAGAGCAGGAAGAATGGAGTATTCGATTTAACCGCAAAATAAATAGTATTATTGAGAGATATAAGGCTTGTAAAATAAAGTTTTATGGCGATGATAAAATCATTGGCTATATTGAAAATAACCGGCATTTGCTTTCCGGAAGACCACAGTGCTATCAGCATGGTGATTATCATGTGGGCAATATGATTATCTCGTCGGATAACATGCTTTCAATCATTGATTTCAATCGTCAGGATTTCGGTGACCCCTGGGAAGAATTCAACCGGATTGTGTGGAGTGCGAAGGCCAGTCCGCATTTTGCCACGGGACAGCTCAGAGGTTATTTTGGTGGTGAGCCTCCCATGGAATTCTTCAAGCTTCTGGCCCTTTACGTTTCCAGCAACACCCTTTCGTCAATTTTTTGGGCCGTACCTTTTGGGGAAGAAGAAATCGCTACTATGATAAATCAGGCACAGAATGTGCTCTCCTGGTTTGACAACATGAGCAATCCTGTGCCTACCTGGTATTTGAAAGACTTTTATGTTCAGTATATAGACGATATTCCCTATATGTTGAAAGCGCCTTTTGATATGTCCTTTATCCGGAAGTACGGTAAAGTATTCAAGGTTTACGATGATCAGGACTCCGGTAATATTTGCTTTGGAGTACAAAATGGCGTTAATCGATATTTCATCAAATTTGCAGGTGCACCTACAGTACGGTATAAGGGGATGCCTGAAGATGCCATAACACGTCTGAAAGCCACTGTGCCGGTATATCAGGATTTGGCTCATCCCAATCTGGTAAAATTAATAAAAGCTGAAGAAGTTGGTGGTGGTTTTGCGGCAATATTTGAATGGGCAGACGGTGAATGCATGGGTAGGCAATACCCTCTCTCAAGGCAGAAGTTCCTGCAAATGCCAAACAGCACAAAACTCGATGTATTTGATGCTATATTGTCTTTTCATACCCATGTTATCGACAAAAGCTACGTAGCAATTGACTTTTATGATGGCAGCATTATGTATGACTTTTCTGCAAAGAAAACCTTTATATGCGATATTGATTTTTATTCGAAAGCCCCTTACAGCAACAACATGGGCAGAATGTGGGGTAGCTCCCGGTTCATGTCACCGGAGGAGTTTGAGCTTGGTGCCACGATTGATGAGATAACTAATGTGTATCTCATGGGAGCTACAGCCTTTGCATTGTTTGCTGGCTTTGACAGAACACCTGAAAAGTGGCAGCTAAGTAAAGAGTTATACAAGGTGGCATTAAAAGCTGTCAGCAGTGAGCGTAGCCAGCGGCAGCAATCCATACGCCAATTTATTGAAGAATGGAACGAAGCGAGGAAGCAACTATCATTATATAGAGGTTAA
- a CDS encoding ABC transporter permease: MKAKTITSSSKLPANMKERRSHRSRFLHNIIKYRWQYSMILPGIIMIILFNYMPMVGLQIAFKSYTVGNTIWNAPWVGFKNFWFLTDSEFWRIVGNTLSITVLRFITSLPAPIILALLISEVKREWFKRTVQTVSYLPHFVSWIVVAYIIDAFLSPNGGIVNQIIQFFGKDPIFFMGEIEWFRPIVVISAIWKETGWNSIIYLAAIASINPELYESAKIEGAGKLAQLRYITLPCLIPTIMLLFTLSIPSILSAGTDQIYPLMNNANLEVSMVLDTYILINGLQQGYYSMASAVGLLSSTIGLILVLCSNKLAKIISGEGLW; encoded by the coding sequence GTGAAAGCAAAAACTATTACCAGTTCCAGTAAATTACCAGCCAATATGAAAGAAAGAAGAAGTCATAGAAGCCGTTTTTTGCATAATATTATTAAATACCGTTGGCAATATTCTATGATTCTTCCAGGCATCATAATGATAATATTGTTTAACTACATGCCGATGGTAGGACTTCAGATAGCTTTTAAATCATATACCGTGGGCAATACTATCTGGAATGCTCCATGGGTTGGATTCAAAAATTTCTGGTTTCTGACTGATTCGGAATTTTGGCGCATTGTAGGAAATACATTATCTATTACTGTACTCAGATTTATCACTTCACTTCCGGCACCTATAATATTAGCATTGCTTATATCTGAGGTGAAACGTGAATGGTTTAAGCGTACTGTTCAAACAGTCAGTTATCTTCCTCATTTTGTATCATGGATAGTTGTTGCGTATATTATTGATGCATTTTTATCACCTAATGGAGGAATCGTCAATCAGATAATTCAATTCTTTGGTAAAGATCCAATATTTTTCATGGGTGAAATCGAGTGGTTTAGACCGATAGTGGTAATTAGCGCAATTTGGAAAGAAACCGGATGGAACAGCATAATATATCTTGCGGCAATTGCCTCTATTAACCCGGAATTGTATGAATCTGCAAAAATAGAGGGAGCTGGTAAGCTGGCGCAGCTTCGGTATATTACTCTTCCTTGTTTGATACCTACGATAATGCTGCTTTTCACCCTCTCCATACCGAGCATTTTATCCGCCGGAACGGATCAGATTTATCCGCTTATGAATAATGCAAATCTTGAAGTATCCATGGTTCTTGATACTTATATATTGATAAACGGTTTGCAGCAAGGCTATTATAGCATGGCATCAGCTGTGGGATTGTTGTCTTCTACAATTGGACTGATATTGGTGTTATGTTCCAATAAACTCGCCAAAATCATTAGCGGCGAAGGCTTATGGTAG
- a CDS encoding IS66 family transposase yields the protein MNSIISVLIAYNQFLFFQIQQLLVFIAKNIPLKFPKYDTTSPKYNKLTVDKLPVIKKVEPLNYILLLEEYHAKHGKSLKPVNSRGKNPVPPDCVCPYCGAPHTYLYDNTGGRGQLLCKVCNNRFAKGKTDFKPITLICPYCGHTLTKKKDRKHFNIHKCVNKNCSFYLDALRKLSPEDLAEYQQDKHKFKLHYIYREFTIDYFKMDLSSLPKGATNLSFRNFSSHIMGLCLTYHVNLGLSTRVTARALWEVHGVKISHATVANYAKTAAALVKPFVDNYDYKPTNYLAADETYTKVKGVRHYVWFVMDALKKSILGYQISNTRDVGPCILAMRMAFSKFKEFPCKALKFAADGYTAYKLAQQQFMLQGMDFNLIQVIGLTNDDPVSEEYRWLKQIIERLNRTFKFSYQVTNGYGSGEGSNTHIALFVAYYNFLRPHPYTYWQPLNSIPELESIPNMPAKWQKLIELSQQLILSKQAG from the coding sequence GTGAACTCAATTATATCAGTTTTGATAGCATACAATCAATTTTTATTTTTTCAAATCCAGCAATTGCTGGTCTTTATTGCGAAAAACATACCGTTAAAGTTTCCCAAGTACGATACTACAAGCCCCAAGTACAATAAACTTACTGTTGACAAGCTGCCAGTCATCAAGAAGGTTGAGCCTCTGAACTACATACTTTTGCTGGAGGAATACCACGCCAAGCATGGCAAGAGCCTCAAGCCGGTTAACTCCCGTGGGAAGAATCCTGTTCCTCCTGATTGCGTCTGCCCTTACTGTGGAGCTCCTCATACCTACCTCTACGATAATACCGGCGGTCGCGGGCAACTATTGTGTAAAGTCTGTAACAACAGATTTGCCAAAGGAAAGACTGATTTCAAGCCAATTACGCTCATATGCCCCTATTGCGGTCATACCCTGACTAAAAAGAAGGACCGAAAGCATTTCAACATCCACAAGTGTGTCAACAAGAACTGTTCCTTCTACCTGGATGCCCTTAGGAAGCTGTCTCCGGAAGATCTTGCCGAATACCAGCAAGACAAGCATAAATTCAAACTCCACTACATTTACCGGGAATTCACCATCGACTACTTCAAGATGGATTTGTCTTCCCTGCCCAAAGGCGCTACCAATCTTTCTTTCAGGAATTTCTCCTCTCACATCATGGGGCTTTGTCTTACATACCATGTCAATCTGGGTCTTTCTACCCGAGTCACTGCCAGAGCCCTCTGGGAAGTACATGGTGTCAAAATCTCTCATGCCACGGTAGCTAACTACGCCAAGACTGCTGCAGCCCTAGTGAAGCCTTTTGTTGATAATTACGATTACAAACCCACCAACTACCTGGCTGCCGATGAAACCTACACAAAAGTCAAAGGTGTTCGTCACTATGTCTGGTTTGTCATGGATGCCCTTAAGAAGTCTATCCTTGGTTATCAGATATCAAACACCCGTGATGTGGGGCCTTGTATCCTTGCTATGCGTATGGCATTTTCAAAGTTCAAGGAGTTCCCATGTAAAGCACTCAAGTTTGCTGCTGACGGTTATACAGCCTACAAGCTTGCACAACAGCAATTCATGTTACAGGGTATGGACTTTAACCTTATCCAGGTAATCGGCCTTACCAATGATGATCCTGTCTCCGAGGAATACCGCTGGCTGAAACAGATCATTGAGCGTCTTAATAGAACATTCAAGTTCTCCTATCAGGTCACCAACGGCTACGGCAGCGGAGAAGGCTCAAATACCCATATCGCTCTCTTTGTTGCCTACTACAATTTCCTTCGCCCCCATCCCTACACTTACTGGCAGCCTTTAAACTCCATTCCAGAGCTCGAATCTATCCCCAATATGCCGGCTAAGTGGCAGAAGCTGATTGAATTGTCTCAGCAACTCATTTTATCGAAACAGGCAGGTTAG
- the tnpC gene encoding IS66 family transposase: protein MENTVKSTVTIEKLQTEIEILKQEKAELEAKLKWFEEQFRLHQHKLFGRSSEKTEVPEQLNLFNEAESEAKPAVPEPTLEEITYKRRKKQGHREEMLKDIPVETIEYRLPEEEQVCDCCGGKLHEMSKEVRREIEIIPAQVRVKEHVQYVYGCRNCEKNEISTPIVTAPMPKPALPGSLASASAIAHVMTEKFVKGLPLYRQEQDWERMGIEISRQTMANWMIQSSDRWLRPIYERMREHLQQRDILHSDDTTLQVLKEPGRAADSTSYMWLYRTGREGPPIILYDYQTTRAGKHPKKFLEGFKGYLHTDGYDGYSGMPGIIQVGCWAHARRYFVDALKAMPPKKDDKPTVTEEGLAFCNNLFEIEKMLHDVTPEERYEGRLKHSRPVLDKFKEWLKYWSPRVTPKSSLGKAIQYCRNQWDKLEAFMLDGRLEIDNNRSERSIKPFVIGRKNWLFSNTPKGANASATIYSIVETAKENGLNPFEYLTYLFERLPNINIKDQHALDTLLPWSANLPGHCKVPNK from the coding sequence ATGGAAAACACAGTGAAATCAACGGTTACAATAGAAAAACTCCAAACAGAAATTGAAATATTGAAGCAGGAAAAAGCCGAGCTTGAAGCAAAACTCAAATGGTTTGAAGAACAATTCCGGCTGCATCAGCATAAGCTTTTTGGGCGTTCAAGTGAAAAGACGGAAGTCCCTGAACAGCTAAATCTTTTCAACGAGGCGGAATCAGAAGCCAAGCCTGCAGTTCCCGAACCAACATTAGAGGAAATTACATATAAACGTCGTAAAAAGCAGGGGCACAGAGAAGAAATGCTTAAAGACATTCCTGTAGAGACCATAGAGTATCGCTTGCCTGAAGAAGAGCAGGTTTGTGATTGCTGTGGCGGCAAACTGCATGAAATGAGCAAGGAAGTAAGGCGGGAAATAGAAATTATTCCGGCTCAGGTGCGTGTAAAGGAACATGTGCAGTATGTATATGGCTGCCGTAATTGCGAGAAGAATGAAATATCTACACCGATAGTAACAGCCCCAATGCCAAAGCCGGCACTTCCTGGAAGCCTGGCTTCGGCATCCGCCATAGCTCATGTAATGACGGAGAAATTTGTAAAAGGGCTTCCTCTTTATCGTCAAGAGCAGGACTGGGAGAGGATGGGGATTGAAATATCCAGGCAAACCATGGCGAACTGGATGATACAAAGCTCCGACAGGTGGCTGCGGCCGATATATGAACGAATGCGGGAACACTTGCAGCAAAGGGACATCCTCCATTCCGATGATACTACCCTCCAAGTACTCAAGGAACCCGGGCGAGCCGCAGATTCAACCTCCTACATGTGGCTATACCGGACCGGCCGGGAAGGGCCTCCGATTATTCTTTATGACTACCAAACTACCAGGGCTGGCAAACATCCTAAAAAATTTCTTGAAGGATTCAAAGGTTACCTTCATACGGATGGGTATGATGGTTATAGTGGCATGCCCGGAATCATCCAGGTTGGTTGCTGGGCACATGCAAGGCGTTATTTTGTCGACGCCTTAAAAGCCATGCCTCCAAAAAAAGATGACAAGCCCACAGTAACAGAAGAAGGTTTGGCATTTTGCAATAACTTGTTTGAGATAGAAAAAATGCTTCATGATGTTACACCGGAAGAAAGATATGAGGGCCGATTGAAACACAGCCGACCAGTGCTTGATAAATTCAAGGAATGGCTCAAATACTGGAGTCCAAGAGTAACTCCCAAAAGTTCATTAGGAAAAGCAATCCAATACTGCCGGAACCAGTGGGACAAGCTGGAGGCCTTTATGCTGGACGGCAGGCTAGAGATTGATAACAACCGAAGTGAACGGTCGATAAAGCCTTTTGTAATCGGGAGGAAGAATTGGCTGTTTAGCAACACGCCTAAAGGAGCCAATGCCAGCGCAACAATTTACAGTATTGTGGAGACGGCAAAAGAGAATGGGTTGAACCCGTTTGAATATCTTACTTATCTCTTTGAACGTCTACCGAATATAAATATCAAGGATCAACATGCATTAGACACCTTGTTGCCATGGTCAGCAAATCTTCCGGGTCATTGCAAAGTGCCCAATAAATAA
- a CDS encoding class I SAM-dependent methyltransferase, translating to MINSKINTSSNEIWKNADNYEDWETSRPLLFREDMRDTFFRWFRIKPSDNVLDGGCATGVLTRFIAKGLDTGTITGFDISSNFVEYGNKKIAEEGLTNKTKIVLNDGFALSFADNSFDVAVNHTYLGVLSDPMAGLKELIRVCKKGGFVSASVSARNFPRIVWDGDCPFEGNARLNELIAKYEAAYSKITTTTVLKQDSYWNAMRYPKMFAKCGLVDITIHPYASGFSYNDSYWSDDFKVYKIKSGIGREIEILEKQRKNPLYAENGFTNAEFDELIDLYRKKQTHLLSNIHNIENWDWEASVHYIVTGKKP from the coding sequence ATGATAAATTCTAAGATCAACACAAGCAGTAATGAAATATGGAAGAATGCTGATAATTATGAAGATTGGGAAACTTCAAGGCCTTTGCTGTTCCGTGAAGATATGAGGGATACATTCTTTCGGTGGTTTAGAATTAAGCCATCTGACAATGTGCTTGATGGTGGCTGTGCAACCGGAGTGCTGACTCGCTTTATTGCGAAAGGCCTGGATACTGGCACAATTACCGGATTTGATATTAGTTCCAACTTTGTGGAATACGGCAACAAAAAAATTGCTGAGGAAGGGTTAACTAATAAAACAAAGATTGTACTCAATGACGGTTTTGCATTATCCTTTGCCGACAACTCCTTTGATGTAGCGGTTAACCATACATATCTTGGGGTGTTATCCGATCCGATGGCCGGACTTAAGGAGTTAATCAGAGTGTGTAAAAAGGGCGGCTTCGTTTCTGCTTCTGTTTCTGCAAGAAACTTTCCTAGGATTGTTTGGGACGGTGATTGCCCTTTTGAAGGAAATGCAAGATTGAACGAGTTGATTGCCAAGTATGAAGCTGCATACAGTAAAATTACAACGACTACTGTATTGAAGCAGGATAGCTATTGGAATGCCATGCGTTACCCAAAGATGTTCGCAAAATGCGGTTTGGTGGACATAACAATCCATCCATATGCCTCAGGATTTTCATATAATGATAGTTACTGGTCGGATGATTTTAAAGTATATAAAATCAAATCGGGTATAGGTCGCGAAATAGAAATATTGGAAAAGCAACGAAAAAATCCGCTTTATGCAGAAAATGGCTTTACGAATGCCGAATTTGATGAATTGATTGATTTATATCGGAAAAAGCAAACTCATTTGCTGAGCAATATCCATAACATCGAGAACTGGGATTGGGAAGCAAGTGTGCATTACATAGTGACAGGCAAAAAACCGTAA